A region of Pseudorasbora parva isolate DD20220531a chromosome 14, ASM2467924v1, whole genome shotgun sequence DNA encodes the following proteins:
- the tmem221 gene encoding transmembrane protein 221, which yields MTHSYSQCSLVVLAFLGILSAIMSVLSVILICQLQTQQAVIKDSPSFVSSEITAVLLPVSTVLSALSLTLNLSSVVVCLLHSYFATEICRGEPDTQRADWFLSDSRAVRHVNIGLFCLGVSVYIAAMCIYMILLFEVETGIASVCVLSSGVLILLLIIIHSLIRAAHTAKNFHSEHAHTMYHNDPENSPGFHMSNLSISEKPRRQHSLANLHRHFINPAHIDPKLLYSPSNGPHVYSSDKDCYSGSGSGRTHRTLSMESGLFHTQSKPWNGVNSEMRSVLARKATVKDSTLV from the exons ATGACGCattcctacagtcagtgttctcTCGTGGTGCTCGCGTTTTTAGGGATTTTATCCGCAATAATGTCCGTGTTATCCGTCATTTTGATTTGCCAGCTCCAAACGCAACAGGCTGTTATAAAAGATTCGCCTAGTTTCGTGTCGAGTGAGATCACAGCGGTGTTACTGCCCGTTTCTACGGTCCTCTCCGCCTTGTCTCTGACACTCAACTTGAGCTCAgttgttgtgtgtttgcttcacAGCTATTTCGCTACTGAAATATGCCGAGGAGAACCAGATACACAAAG GGCCGATTGGTTTCTATCGGATAGCAGGGCTGTCCGGCACGTGAACATTGGGCTGTTTTGCCTGGGAGTTTCAGTTTACATAGCTG CCATGTGTATTTACATGATATTATTGTTTGAAGTGGAGACTGGCATAGCCAGTGTGTGCGTGCTCTCCTCTGGAGTTCTCATCCTGCTACTTATCATAATTCACTCCCTAATACGGGCCGCACATACAGCCAAAAACTTCCACAGCGAACATGCCCACACCATGTACCACAACGACCCTGAAAACAGCCCTGGATTCCATATGTCAAACCTAAGCATTTCGGAAAAGCCAAGGAGGCAACACAGCTTAGCCAACCTGCATAGACATTTCATCAACCCCGCTCACATCGATCCTAAATTGCTGTACTCGCCGTCCAACGGGCCTCACGTTTACTCTAGCGATAAGGATTGCTACAGTGGCAGTGGGAGCGGACGGACACACCGGACCCTTTCGATGGAGTCTGGCCTGTTTCACACCCAGTCCAAACCTTGGAACGGCGTCAACAGCGAGATGAGATCTGTACTAGCTCGCAAAGCCACAGTCAAGGATTCAACTTTAGTATGA
- the borcs8 gene encoding BLOC-1-related complex subunit 8 isoform X1, with amino-acid sequence MEDQEMQLKVKRVTDKFTESMYVLANEPSIALYRLQEHVRRSLPELVQHKTDMQSWEEQSQGAIYTVEYACSAVKSMTNSSLYFKNIDGLLRQAISLKEQMSSSQGRSRKRALDSGMHKDGGEKHSSGI; translated from the exons atggAGGACCAAGAAATGCAGTTAAAAGTAAAAAGAG TGACTGATAAATTCACAGAGAGTATGTATGTGTTGGCCAATGAACCGTCTATAGCGCTTTATAGGTTACAGGAGCACGTCAGGAGATCCCTACCAGAGCTCGTGCAACATAAG ACAGACATGCAGAGCTGGGAGGAGCAGAGTCAGGGAGCGATCTACACTGTTGAATATGCATGCAG tgcGGTTAAAAGCATGACAAATAGTAGTCTATATTTCAAGAACATAGATGGTCTTCTGCGTCAAGCCATTTCACTGAAGGAACAGATGAGCAGCTCGCAGGGACGGAG tagGAAAAGAGCTTTGGATTCTGGCATGCATAAGGATGGAGGAGAAAAGCACAGCTCTGGGATATAG
- the borcs8 gene encoding BLOC-1-related complex subunit 8 isoform X3, producing MEDQEMQLKVKRVTDKFTESMYVLANEPSIALYRLQEHVRRSLPELVQHKTDMQSWEEQSQGAIYTVEYACSAVKSMTNSSLYFKNIDGLLRQAISLKEQMSSSQGRRKRALDSGMHKDGGEKHSSGI from the exons atggAGGACCAAGAAATGCAGTTAAAAGTAAAAAGAG TGACTGATAAATTCACAGAGAGTATGTATGTGTTGGCCAATGAACCGTCTATAGCGCTTTATAGGTTACAGGAGCACGTCAGGAGATCCCTACCAGAGCTCGTGCAACATAAG ACAGACATGCAGAGCTGGGAGGAGCAGAGTCAGGGAGCGATCTACACTGTTGAATATGCATGCAG tgcGGTTAAAAGCATGACAAATAGTAGTCTATATTTCAAGAACATAGATGGTCTTCTGCGTCAAGCCATTTCACTGAAGGAACAGATGAGCAGCTCGCAGGGACGGAG GAAAAGAGCTTTGGATTCTGGCATGCATAAGGATGGAGGAGAAAAGCACAGCTCTGGGATATAG
- the borcs8 gene encoding BLOC-1-related complex subunit 8 isoform X2, which translates to MEDQEMQLKVKRVTDKFTESMYVLANEPSIALYRLQEHVRRSLPELVQHKTDMQSWEEQSQGAIYTVEYACSAVKSMTNSSLYFKNIDGLLRQAISLKEQMSSSQGRSDVNPAINPNDTPTHTSVTPP; encoded by the exons atggAGGACCAAGAAATGCAGTTAAAAGTAAAAAGAG TGACTGATAAATTCACAGAGAGTATGTATGTGTTGGCCAATGAACCGTCTATAGCGCTTTATAGGTTACAGGAGCACGTCAGGAGATCCCTACCAGAGCTCGTGCAACATAAG ACAGACATGCAGAGCTGGGAGGAGCAGAGTCAGGGAGCGATCTACACTGTTGAATATGCATGCAG tgcGGTTAAAAGCATGACAAATAGTAGTCTATATTTCAAGAACATAGATGGTCTTCTGCGTCAAGCCATTTCACTGAAGGAACAGATGAGCAGCTCGCAGGGACGGAG TGATGTGAACCCTGCAATTAATCCAAACgatacacccacacacacttcAGTCACACCACCTTGA